The region TCTTATCTATTTCGGGATCGGCCTTTGCGCCGAGTTGGCTGACGACCTCGCCGTTTACAGATACTCTACCTGTAACGATTAAAGTCTCGCAGTGACGCCGTGACCCTACGCCTGCGGCGGCGAGTATTTTTTGTAATCGCTGTTCCATATTTTCCACCCACCACCAAACACGCAAGGATAAGTCCACTCGTCCGGGCAAAGCCCCAGAACCTGCGCGCTGCGCTGATTTCTATATTGCCGGCTGCATGAAGATCAATGCTTCCGGCGTTATGACCGTTTACACAGGCAACCAGCTTGCCGAGTTTATCGCCATGGCTGATCGGAGCTTCTATTGGTTTTATGTTTAGTTTAGTCGAGATCTTTGCCCCGGTCTTGGGAACGACTACTCTAAAATCGCTCACAGTGTGAAGTGAAACGGTTTTCTGTGCCCCCCCGCCGACCGGCGCATGTCCGCATACATCGCTCGCCCTGGTGACACTTATTGGCATGTAATTGGCAAAGGCGTAGTCCATCATTGCTGCAGTGTCACGTCCCGCGTTATCGCTCTTTAGCACTGCCGAGACCAGCCGCCAGCCGTTTCTGGTTGCGCTGCCGACATAGCAGTGGCCGGCCTGCTTAATATAACCTGACTTGATGCCGTCCGCGCCATAGTAGTCCTTCATAAACCTGCTTCGGCTGAAGACGACAAGGTCCTTTTTATTTATCGTTCGTGAAGTGAGGGCGTATTTGCGAGCGTTCACTACATCGTTAAATACAGGATATCTCATGGCATATCTTGCCATCAGGCAGAGGTCATAGGCAGATGAGTAATGCCCTTTGGCGTACAGGCCGTTCGGCGTTACGAAATGTGTATCCTTGCAGCCGATCTCACGTGCTTTTTTGTTCATCATAGCTGCGAATTTGGATGTGCTTCCGGCCACATGCTCGGCTGCCGCGACAGCCGCATCATTGGCTGAACGGATCATCATGCCGTAGAGCAGGTCCCTGACTGTGATCTTCTCGCCGGGCTTCAGATGGATCGAAGTAAACGGGGTCTTGCTAACCTTTTTGCTTGCGGTTATGATATCGTCCATCTTGCACTTCTCGATCAGCAGGATGGCCGTCATTATCTTTGTGGTGCTGGCATTGGGCCTGCGCAGATGCGCGTTCTTTGAGTAGAGGACAATGCCGGTCTGCGGGTCCATCAGCACAGCACTAACCGCGTTTACTGTCGGCTTAGCCGCAAGAGCGGACCTTACCGCCGGAATATCGGCAACGTGCTGTGACTGGCCGTCATCCAGTTGCAGTGTGATAGTGCCGCTCTCCGCATATATTGCAGAGGAGCAGACGGACAACATTATAATAGATAAAACCGCCCATATGCGGCGGGTTGACATCATGTGCATAACAATCATAGAAGCTTGCGCTTCATATTACTCCTCAGTTTCTTTGCAATCATTATACCTGCCGAGTTCCTCTTCGATATCTTCTACCGAAGGCAGTGAGCCTTTCAACTCGTTCGGCAAGGATTCCGTTAGTTCAAACCCTGCAATACCCATGGGTTT is a window of Armatimonadota bacterium DNA encoding:
- a CDS encoding D-alanyl-D-alanine carboxypeptidase family protein → MLSVCSSAIYAESGTITLQLDDGQSQHVADIPAVRSALAAKPTVNAVSAVLMDPQTGIVLYSKNAHLRRPNASTTKIMTAILLIEKCKMDDIITASKKVSKTPFTSIHLKPGEKITVRDLLYGMMIRSANDAAVAAAEHVAGSTSKFAAMMNKKAREIGCKDTHFVTPNGLYAKGHYSSAYDLCLMARYAMRYPVFNDVVNARKYALTSRTINKKDLVVFSRSRFMKDYYGADGIKSGYIKQAGHCYVGSATRNGWRLVSAVLKSDNAGRDTAAMMDYAFANYMPISVTRASDVCGHAPVGGGAQKTVSLHTVSDFRVVVPKTGAKISTKLNIKPIEAPISHGDKLGKLVACVNGHNAGSIDLHAAGNIEISAARRFWGFARTSGLILACLVVGGKYGTAITKNTRRRRRRVTASLRDFNRYR